In Mangifera indica cultivar Alphonso chromosome 1, CATAS_Mindica_2.1, whole genome shotgun sequence, a single genomic region encodes these proteins:
- the LOC123228873 gene encoding protein PLANT CADMIUM RESISTANCE 10 codes for MKSQGGYVPPPYIPLGQSDSEAEIVPHKGLAVSHHLNDSPVQWASGICACCDDMQSCCLVLFCPCFVFGKNAEFLGSGTFAGSCMTHFILWAFVNTICCLLTDGILLGLPGCFVACYACGYRRALRAKYNLQEAPCGDFVTHFFCHLCAICQEYREIRERAGDSNPPDLTLAVVTAPPTQTMESTSEQ; via the exons atgaaaagccAAGGTGGTTATGTGCCACCTCCTTATATTCCGTTGGGACAGTCGGATTCAGAAGCTGAGATTGTTCCGCACAAAGGGCTTGCAGTTTCTCATCACCTGAACGATTCACCTGTACAGTGGGCATCTGGCATCTGCGCTTGCTGCGATGATATGCAGAGCT GTTGCTTAGTTCTATTCTGCCCTTGTTTTGTGTTTGGAAAGAATGCAGAGTTCTTGGGTTCAGGAACTTTTGCTGGATCATGCATGACCCATTTTATTTTGTGGGCTTTTGTCAATACTATATGTTGTTTGTTGACTGATGGCATTTTGTTGGGTTTGCCTGGATGCTTTGTTGCTTGTTATGCTTGTGGTTACCGCAGGGCACTACGGGCAAAGTATAATCTGCAG GAAGCACCATGTGGAGACTTTGTTACGCATTTCTTTTGCCATTTGTGTGCCATTTGTCAAGAATACAGGGAGATTCGCGAAAGGGCTGGTGATTCCAATCCCCCTGATCTCACATTAGCTGTTGTCACGGCTCCACCAACACAGACAATGGAGTCAACTTCTGAGCAATAG
- the LOC123212856 gene encoding NDR1/HIN1-like protein 6, with protein MADHQQKIHPVQEDVEAQHTPPTVPLVPRGSSKSDQSAPQDDPHVPPLIQRTLPVVHSRPPKKKRSCCCKFFCWTISLLLLLIIAIAITLGILYLVFQPKIPKYSVDRMQITEFNFSSDSSLEATFNVTITATNPNKKIGIYYEGGSHITVWYSDTQLCEGSIPKFYQGHQNTTVLNLPLTGQTQNATALATSIQQQQQQSGNVPLDLKVDQPVRVKLGKLKLMKVKFAVRCNLVVDSLTADNSISIQSSSCKFKLRL; from the coding sequence ATGGCGGATCATCAACAGAAAATCCATCCAGTGCAAGAAGACGTCGAGGCCCAGCACACACCACCAACGGTTCCGTTGGTACCACGAGGCTCTTCAAAATCTGATCAATCAGCTCCCCAAGATGATCCACATGTTCCTCCATTAATTCAAAGAACTCTTCCTGTGGTTCACTCAAGACCtcccaaaaagaaaagaagttgcTGCTGCAAGTTCTTCTGTTGGActatttctcttcttcttctcctcatAATCGCCATCGCAATTACTCTTGGAATCTTGTACCTTGTCTTCCAGCCGAAGATACCAAAatattcggtcgaccgaatgcAAATAACCGAGTTCAATTTTTCCAGCGATTCGAGCTTAGAGGCGACGTTTAATGTCACCATTACTGCAACAAATCCGAACAAGAAAATAGGAATATATTACGAAGGGGGGAGCCATATAACTGTGTGGTACTCAGACACGCAACTATGTGAAGGCTCCATTCCAAAATTCTACCAGGGCCATCAAAACACAACGGTGCTTAATTTGCCATTGACAGGGCAAACGCAAAACGCCACAGCTTTGGCTACATCAAtacagcagcagcagcaacagaGTGGGAATGTGCCATTGGATCTGAAGGTTGATCAGCCCGTGAGGGTTAAACTTGGGAAATTGAAGCTGATGAAGGTCAAATTTGCAGTGAGGTGCAATCTGGTGGTAGATAGCTTAACCGCAGATAACTCCATTAGTATTCAAAGTAGTAGCTGTAAGTTTAAGCTCAGGCTTTAA